In Bombus vancouverensis nearcticus chromosome 1, iyBomVanc1_principal, whole genome shotgun sequence, a single genomic region encodes these proteins:
- the LOC117160631 gene encoding uncharacterized protein LOC117160631, whose product MTVSNPLIKELKGWTRKLTESNIEIDEENKDLPFFFKCLERCFQKGILMRLNPIGFPKLPDAWYWMEEIAEKHFSSSCTYSLVVEQVTQNPKVYTPTGHLRLLIKTCLMRKCLHMPVEMLVRTPLMATDYYDKNSILGDNILGEIFLSVLLQSSKLNFKLNLRNCSFLDESWQLPECLALELVPCKSLGISVCFTKGRALIVNLDKNSVAAEDDKVEIGDILDEINGNAITSNTKGQLRKFMRKTIGQPVYLYVIKHRNKSTCELYAPIVHLIRSSGIEGLKQILKRFNSEIQDENEKTEMIKPQSKSLNAGFSVKYCGSIYIGTKGDVKQIERAILQVLKSEEVKSVPVKFECLELGIRVTQDSNDAIICKQSYMEISSCGRTGNIPNYFAFIAGDTNCNLATKFDAYVFYHQNESEVQTILQSLGQGFQRTHFAV is encoded by the exons ATGACGGTCTCAAATCCCCTTATTAAAGAATTGAAAG GCTGGACAAGAAAATTAACTGAAAGTAACATTGAGATTGATGAAGAAAATAAAGACCTGCCCttcttttttaaatgtttaGAAAGATGTTTCCAGAAAGGTATATTGATGCGTTTAAATCCCATAGGATTTCCAAAATTACCCGATGCTTGGTATTGGATGGAAGAAATTGCAGAAAAACATTTTAG ttCCTCTTGTACCTATTCTTTGGTAGTCGAACAAGTCACACAAAATCCAAAAGTGTATACACCTACTGGGCATCTCAGGCTTTTAATTAAAACATGTTTAATGCGAAAGTGCCTTCATATGCCAGTTGAAATGCTA GTCAGAACACCATTAATGGCTACTGATTATTATGATAAAAACAGTATTCTGGGAGATAATATTCttggagaaatatttttatcagtaTTACTGCAAAGcagtaaattaaatttcaaattaaatttacgGAATTGTAGTTTTTTGGATGAATCCTGGCAATTACCAGAATGTTTAGCATTGGAATTAGTACCATGTAAAAGTTTAGGTATTTCTGTATG TTTTACCAAAGGGAGAGCTTTAATAGTTAATTTAGATAAAAACTCTGTAGCTGCAGAAGAT GATAAAGTTGAAATTGGAGATATATTAGATGAAATAAATGGAAATGCTATAACATCTAATACCAAAGGACAATTACGTAAATTTATGAGAAAAACTATAGGTCAACcagtatatttatatgtaattaaG CACCGCAATAAATCAACCTGTGAATTATATGCACCAATTGTTCATCTTATAAGAAGCTCGGGTATTGAGGGATTAAAACAGATCTTAAAAAGATTTAATTCTGAAATACAAGATGAGAATGAGAAAACTGAAATGATTAAGCCACAAAGTAAATCACTAAATGCTGGATTTTCTGTTAAATACTGTGGTTCAATATATATTGGTACAAAAGGCGATGTTAAACAAATTGAAAGAGCAATTTTGCAAGTACTAAAGTCAGAAGAAGTGAAGTCAGTACCTGTGAAATTTGAATGTTTAGAACTAGGAATTAGGGTGACTCAGGATTCGAATGATGCa ATAATATGTAAACAGAGTTACATGGAAATTTCATCTTGTGGTCGTACTGGAAACATTCctaattattttgcatttattgcAGG AGACACTAATTGCAATTTAGCAACCAAATTTGATGCATATGTCTTTTATCATCAAAATGAAAGCGAAGTGCAAACTATATTACAAAGTTTGGGTCAAGGATTCCAACGCACTCATTTCGCAGTTTAA
- the LOC117160632 gene encoding galactokinase isoform X2, producing MVTLIVGKRNNVDKCKIVSLSEIVSSENYVEFEVRSHKSIKPGEPKWANYVKGCIANFICDVPSFNAVIVSSVPVGAGLSSSAALEVATYTFLEALTGIKSEKPEDKALACQRAEHDFAGVPCGIMDQFISVMGKEGYALLLDCKDLSTKQIPMSQMNDYIFLITNSNAPHKLSSSAYCERRDCCYEAAKRLNKKSLREISMSDIQALKSQNVPEEMIKRTRHVVTEIQRTIDAADALEKGNFDKFGQLMNESHDSLKKDYEVSSVELDTLVTAARAVNGVLGSRLTGAGFGGCTVTLLKKDVIDEAINHMKAKYSGNATFYIASPAMGARILDIN from the exons ATGGTTACACTCATAGTTGGAAAACGTAACAATGTGGATAAATGTAAAATTGTTTCCCTTAGTGAAATAGTTAGTTCTGAAAATTATGTTGAATTTGAAGTTAGGTCTCATAAGAGTATAAAACCAGGAGAACCAAAATGGGCTAATTATGTAAAAGGATGTATagcaaattttattt GTGATGTGCCATCTTTTAATGCTGTGATTGTATCCTCTGTACCAGTTGGTGCTGGTCTCAGTAGTTCAGCTGCTTTAGAAGTTGCTACTTACACATTTTTGGAAGCATTAACTGGTATAAAATCAGAAAAGCCAGAGGATAAA GCTTTAGCATGTCAACGTGCTGAACATGATTTTGCTGGAGTTCCATGTGGTATCATGGATCAGTTTATCTCTGTAATGGGTAAAGAAGGCTATGCTCTTCTTCTTGATTGTAAAGATCTTAGTACTAAACAAATACCTATGTCACAAATGAATGATTATATCTTTCTAATTACTAACTCTAATGCTCCTCATAAATTAAGTTCAAGCGCATATTGTGAGCGCAGAGATTGTTGTTATGAAGCTGCAAAAAggttaaataaaaaaagtttgCGTGAAATATCTATGAGTGATATTCAAG ctttaaaatcacAGAATGTACCTGAAGAAATGATAAAACGAACTCGTCATGTAGTAACAGAAATTCAAAGAACAATTGATGCTGCAGATGCCCTAGAAAAAggaaattttgataaatttggaCAGTTAATGAACGAAAGTCATGATTCTTTAAAGAAAGATTATGAAGTATCTTCTGTTGAGCTAGATACTTTAGTAACAGCAGCAAGAGCAGTAAATGGTGTCTTAGGAAGTCGTTTAACTGGTGCTGGTTTTGGAGGGTGTACAGTAACATTATTGAAAAAAGATGTAATTGACGAAGCAATTAATCATATGAAGGCCAA GTATTCTGGAAATGCAACATTTTATATAGCAAGCCCTGCAATGGGTGCAAGAATCCTGgatataaattaa
- the LOC117160632 gene encoding galactokinase isoform X1 → MATTVLNVNEIKSRALEAFANKFRENANVCVCAPGRVNLIGEHTDYNEGFVLPMALPMVTLIVGKRNNVDKCKIVSLSEIVSSENYVEFEVRSHKSIKPGEPKWANYVKGCIANFICDVPSFNAVIVSSVPVGAGLSSSAALEVATYTFLEALTGIKSEKPEDKALACQRAEHDFAGVPCGIMDQFISVMGKEGYALLLDCKDLSTKQIPMSQMNDYIFLITNSNAPHKLSSSAYCERRDCCYEAAKRLNKKSLREISMSDIQALKSQNVPEEMIKRTRHVVTEIQRTIDAADALEKGNFDKFGQLMNESHDSLKKDYEVSSVELDTLVTAARAVNGVLGSRLTGAGFGGCTVTLLKKDVIDEAINHMKAKYSGNATFYIASPAMGARILDIN, encoded by the exons ATGGCAACAACTGTGcttaatgtgaatgaaattaaaTCGAGAGCTTTAGAAGCTTTTGCGAATAAATTTAGGGAGAATGCGAATGTTTGTGTGTGCGCACCCGGTCGCGTGAATTTAATTGGAGAGCATACCGATTACAATGAAGGTTTTGTTCTACCGATG GCATTGCCCATGGTTACACTCATAGTTGGAAAACGTAACAATGTGGATAAATGTAAAATTGTTTCCCTTAGTGAAATAGTTAGTTCTGAAAATTATGTTGAATTTGAAGTTAGGTCTCATAAGAGTATAAAACCAGGAGAACCAAAATGGGCTAATTATGTAAAAGGATGTATagcaaattttattt GTGATGTGCCATCTTTTAATGCTGTGATTGTATCCTCTGTACCAGTTGGTGCTGGTCTCAGTAGTTCAGCTGCTTTAGAAGTTGCTACTTACACATTTTTGGAAGCATTAACTGGTATAAAATCAGAAAAGCCAGAGGATAAA GCTTTAGCATGTCAACGTGCTGAACATGATTTTGCTGGAGTTCCATGTGGTATCATGGATCAGTTTATCTCTGTAATGGGTAAAGAAGGCTATGCTCTTCTTCTTGATTGTAAAGATCTTAGTACTAAACAAATACCTATGTCACAAATGAATGATTATATCTTTCTAATTACTAACTCTAATGCTCCTCATAAATTAAGTTCAAGCGCATATTGTGAGCGCAGAGATTGTTGTTATGAAGCTGCAAAAAggttaaataaaaaaagtttgCGTGAAATATCTATGAGTGATATTCAAG ctttaaaatcacAGAATGTACCTGAAGAAATGATAAAACGAACTCGTCATGTAGTAACAGAAATTCAAAGAACAATTGATGCTGCAGATGCCCTAGAAAAAggaaattttgataaatttggaCAGTTAATGAACGAAAGTCATGATTCTTTAAAGAAAGATTATGAAGTATCTTCTGTTGAGCTAGATACTTTAGTAACAGCAGCAAGAGCAGTAAATGGTGTCTTAGGAAGTCGTTTAACTGGTGCTGGTTTTGGAGGGTGTACAGTAACATTATTGAAAAAAGATGTAATTGACGAAGCAATTAATCATATGAAGGCCAA GTATTCTGGAAATGCAACATTTTATATAGCAAGCCCTGCAATGGGTGCAAGAATCCTGgatataaattaa